The genomic window gggatcgaacctgcaaccctcaagttgctggcacggccgctctaccaaccgagctataccgcctaacttggtattatcataccctcattggggtccttcaggcattagaggggttTTCACGCCAAATATATTCCAAGGGGAAGGTTTGtgcaggggggaagaaatttggcgtgacaatacCAACCTTCAATGACCTTTGACCTCCCCCAGTGGACAAGTCCGACTACATGGTGGGCAGCTACGGCCCCAAGCCCGGCGAGGAGTACGAGTTCCTGACCAGCGCAGAAGAGGCGCCCAAAGGCATGTTGGCGCGCGGCACGTACAACGTCAAGTCCAAGTTCACCGACGACGACAAACACGACCATCTGTCCTGGGAGTGGAGCCTCAGCATCAAGAAGGACTGGAAAGATTGACCTCCTTCCTTTTCCTCGCCATTCCTTCTTTTGTCTTTCATGTTTTCTTCTAAGTATCAAACCTGCAAATTGAGAATGGAAAAAATAACTGCACAAAAGTCCAATTTTGTTTTGGTGTCAGTCATCCAAAAAGTTatgatttaatttgtttttagATCACCTCCTctgcctttgtgtgtgtgtgtgtgtgtgtgtacgtgtgcgtgCGCGCGCTTCTTGCTGCTCATTTTTTGCTAAATGATTTAGAATTCAGGTCACCTTTACCTCCTAAAGGTTAACAAATCTGCGTGTTTGGCAGCTGCTGTGTGGCCTTCAAACTCACTGGAACGGGACTGTCGTTAGACTTCCTGTTGCAAGTTCCTTATATGGTCATTCCAAACATTGGCTGCGCCTCCTTTTCCTGAACATCAGCAAGTCAAAGTTATTTTCTTAGTGTTTTTCTTCCAAGGACAGCAGATCTATTTCTATCTTTTCGCCTGCTTTGGGTACATGTAATTCACAAATAAAGTGTTCAAATCCTCTTTCATAACAATAATGCATTATTTCTTCGTCAGTGTGTTCTGTCGTCCTGCAATGCATGCTGGGGGAAAATGGGATTCGGCACAGTAGTTTGGCAATTCATAAGAGGTGATATGTTGCAGCGTGATTAAGGAACAGGCGGAGGATTAAAAGATTATTTAACCCTCTGGGGATATTTTAATTATCAAGCCAAACAGGACACAATTATTTCAGCTTTCAAAAGACATAAAATAATTTTCTTTTTGGCGTTTTCGTTCAGATTTCTCAAAAAAAATGACTCCCTAAAAGTAtcacatgtaatatatatttaatttacttTGATCTTCTAAAAAAGCATTTTGATCAATAATGTCGCATGTTTAAATTAGTAAAACGATGTATGCTAACATAATAGTACAACATTTAAAACTAATAAGTACTGAAAACCAACATTTGATCACAAGACCTTCAAAAGCTTAAAATTAATTATTACAAGTTAGGgatttttgttggtatttttatttgaatgttttatttatgtttgaGACatctgagcaaaaaaaaaaagtggggaaATAAATCCCAAATATTTTATCCTTacaatattgttaatattattttaCATGAAATAACCGTCCttgaatcatgatttttttttaactccccTGAGGGTTAAATCCCCTTTCCAGACACTCCATGTTTGTGAGTAATAATCTGCATCTCGGCTTGAAACAAGACGACTTGATTACGGCCCCTTGAGGCAGGGGTCAAAGGTCACTTGTGGCTCTTCCTGCTCTTGCCGGCGTTGATGTCGCTCTTGGTCTTCTGCAGGCGAGAGAAGATCTCCTTGAAGAGGGTCTTGTACTCAGGCGTGTTCTGCCCCAGGCGCTGGTCCACCTGCTCCACCTGCCTGCTGATGCCCTCCAGGGCTTCTGGCGTGGAGGGGGTGTAAGGGGGAGTGGGCGGGGCCCGCGCCTCCTCCGCCACGGCCAGGCTGTAGTCCTTGATGGAGGGGTCCCTGGACACGGGTCGGGAGGTCTGCACCTCGGCGTGACAAAGGTCGTCTTGGTGGCGCCGACACTTGCCCAGCAGCTCCTCGTACTTCTCCAGCAGGGCGTGGTACTGCTCGTCCACCTCGCTCAGGATGGACATTCCTCGCTTGCGTCCCGCCTGCCGCCTGCCCGGGGGGTCGCGGATGCTGATGGCGTTCAGAGCCGTGTCGCTGCAGCTTTTCCTCACGGGCGCTCCCGCCTCGCCCACCGCCTCCGAAGCCGCCGCGCCGTCCTCGTCGGGCGTGTCCGTCTCCGGCCCGTTGCCGAGCAGAGACTCCATGCCGTCCTCCGTCAGACTCACCCTGGACTTCCTCAGCAGCTGCATCTCACGGAGCTCCGCCTCCAGCTCCCGAACCCGCAGCTGGCAGCCCTCGGCGCCCAGGAGACGCTCCTCCAAGCGTACAAACTCCTGCAGCACGGCGGCGCACTCGCGCTCCGCTCCTTCGCGCTTGGAGCGCTCGGCGGACACGGCGGCGCGCAGAGACGAGACCACGCCTCTCAGACGCTCGTTCTCCTCCTCGGCCGGCTGTCGCTCGGCCAAATCCACGCTGCCCGGGTTGGCCAGCAGGAAGCCGTCCTCGTAGCTTCAGAAAAACAAAGAAGAAAGACGGTGACGCATCGTGTGGCTCGTGGAATAAAAAGGAACTCTTCTGGAAATAAAAGCTAAATGAAAGTGAAATAGAAGCCCAATAAAAGTGGACTTAAAATGTTGTACAACTGAAAAAAGGGAATAAAAGctaaataccatatttccttgatttccgcagggcatatagtatgcgcctgccttgaattactgccgggtcaaactcgctttccaaaataattagcgcatgcttagtattaccgcctggtcaaactcgtgacgtcacgagtgacacttcccctttcatcattttcaaaatggaggaggctgatttcaataccggtcatttgaaatcgcataaagggaagaagattaagagctattcagtaggatttaaggtccaagcttacatcacactcaaatttttactgcatgcctttggtaagtgccggagtgagaagaggttttaaaataattagcgccccggcggcaattcaaggaaatacggtagttaaatAAAAGTGGACTAAAGGTGTAATACAAGTTATTATAAAATATGCTAAGTATAAAAAGTGACATCGTGTGATACGAGTCAGGAAAGAGGACTCAAAATGTAATAAAAGGGATTCAAAGCGCAATAAAAGTGGACTAAATGTGTAATAAAAAGGTAGTAAAAGTGTAATAAAAGAATAATAAGTGTAATAAGAGtaaaacatgtaagtgtaaaaaaaagtgtagtAGAAATATTTTAAGTGCAATAAAAGTGTACAAAAGTTTTCTAAAATTGTAGATAAAGTGTTATAGAAGTGTAGTAAAGGTAGAGTAAAAGTGTAATTCAGTGTTCTAAAAATGTAGTACAAGTGTACTGAAGGTATAGTTAGTGTAATAAGTGTACTAAAGCATACCAAAGTGTTGTAAAAGTGTAGTAAGTGTTGTAAAAGTGTATTAAAGCGTTCTAAAAGCGTACTTAAGTGTAGCACAAGTGTACTAAAGTGTTCTAAAAGTGTAGTAAAGGTCTTGAATGAGTTTACTAGTGTTCTAAGTCTACTTAAGTGTAGCACAAGTGTACTAAAGAGTTCTAAAAGTGTAGTAAAAGTATTGTATGAATTTACTTGTGTTCTAAAAGTGTAGTACAAGTGTTCTAAAAGTGTAGTAAAGGTGTACTGAAGTGTCTTAAAAGCGTACTAAAGTGTTCTAAGTGTAGTATGAGTTTACTAAAGTGTTCTAAAAGTGTACTAAAGTGTTCTTAAGTATACTAAAGTGTTCTAAAAGTGCAGTAAACATGTAGTAAACATTTAGTAAGTGTACTAAAGCGTACTAGTGTTCTAAAAGTGTACTAACGTGTtctacaaatgttttaaaagtgCAGTACAAATGTTGTAAAAGTAACCTAAAGTATTCTAAAAGTGTACTTAAGTGTTCTAAAAGTGTAGTATGAGTTTACTTAAGTGCTCTAATAGTGGACTTAAGTGTAGTAAAAGTGTTCTGTAAGTGTAGTAAAGTGTTCTAAAAGCGTAGTAAAAGTGTTCTTAAGTGTCCTAAAGGTGTACTTAAGTGTCCTAAAGGTGTACTTAAGTGTCCTAAAGGTGTACTTAAGTGTCCTAAAGGTGTACTTAAGTGTCCTAAAGGTGCACTAAAATGTTCTAAAAGTGTACTAAAGTGTTCTAAAAGTGTAGTAAAAGTGGTCTAAAGTGTTCTAAAAGTATAGTAAAAGTGCAGTAAACATGTAGTAAAAGTCTAGTAAAAGTGTAGTTAATGTGTAGTAAAAATGTATCAGGTGTAGTACAAGTGTAGTAAATGTGTAGTTCAAAAGtagtaaaataatattaaaagtGTAATTATGGaggaaaaagtgaaataaaaatgtaataagtGTAGTAAAAGTGTACTGAAGTAATAGTGTTTTAAAAGTGTAGTAAAAATGTATTAAGTGTACTAAAGTGTTTTAAAAGTGCAGTACAAATGTTGTAAAAGTAACCTAAAGTATTCTAAAAGTGTACTTAAGTGTTCTAAAAGTGTAGTATGAGTTTACTTAAGTGCTCTAATAGTGGACTTAAGTGTAGTAAAAGTGTTCTGTAAGTGTAGTAAAGTGTTCTAAAAGTGTACTTAAGTGTTCTAAAAGTGTAGTATGGGTTTACTTAAGTGCTCTAATAGTGTACTTAAGTGTAGTAAAAGTGTTCTGTAAGTGTAGTAAAGTGTTCTAAAAGCGTAGTAAAAGTGTTCTTAAGTGTCCTAAAAATGTACTTAAGTGTCCTAAAGGTGTACTTAAGTGTCCTAAAGGTGTACTTAAGTGTCCTAAAGGTGCACTAAAATGTTCTAAAAGTGTATTAAAGTGTTCTAAAAGTGTAGTAAAAGTGGTCTAAAGTGTTCTAAAAGTATAGTAAAAGTGCAGTAAACATGTAGTAAAAGTCTAGTAAAAGTGTAGTTAATGTGTAGTAAAAATGTATCAGGTGTAGTACAAGTGTAGTAAATGTGTAGTTCAAAAGtagtaaaataatattaaaagtGTAATTATGGAGAAAAAGTGAAATAATTTAATAAGTGTAGTAAAAGTGTACTGAAGTAATAGTGTTTTAAAAGTGTAGTAAACATTTATTAAGTGTACTAAAGTGTTTTAAAAGTGTAGTGAAAATTGAATAAGCGTAGTAAAAGTGTActaaagtgttttaaaaatgtaGCAAAATGTAAGTGTGGTAAAAGTGAACTAAAGTGTTTTGAAACTAGTAAAAGTGTAGTAAATGTTCTAAAAGAGTACTAAAAGTGTAGTAAGTGTTCTAAAAGTGTAGTAAGTGTTATAAAAGTGTAATAAAAATTTTATAAAAGTGGAGTGAAAACGCAATAAAAGTAGTAAACATGTACTAAAGTTTTTAAAAAGTGTAGTAAGTGTAGTAAAAGTGTACTAAAGTTTTTAAAAAGTGTAGTAAGTGTAGTAGAAGTGTACTACAGTTTTTAAAAAGTGTAGTAAGTGTAGTAAAAGTGTACTAAAGTTTTTAAAAAGTGTAGTAAGTGTAGTAAAAGTGTACTGAAGTTTTTAAACAGTGTAGTAAAAGTTTCACCTTGGTGCAGTGCACAGTTCTTTAAGGCAAGGAAAGGAGTGGACTGTCTTGCGTCGTTCTTTTCGCTCTCTGAGGACCCTCAGCTCCTCTAAAGTTCTCAGCTCCTCCACTCGTGTGGTCAGACTGTCCACCTGACCCTGCAACGTCTCCATGGTGCCCGTCAACCTGCAGCgcgcacacgcgcgcacacacacacacacacacacacacacacacacacacacacacacacacacacacacacacacacacacagttatgtGATTTCAGGTAGAGTAATGATAATCACAGATCTACAAGGATTAGCAACTCAAGCAGCAGCTCAGAACAAAGACCCACGTCAAGTTGCTGATCATGAGAGTTCTCAGGGGGAAATGGCGGATTATGGATATGCTAATATGCTAAGTAGCAGGTAGTGTACTAGGTCAAGCACTGAATGTGTATGTACTGCTGAGATGTTTGTAACCTGGCACGATGCAGCTGTGCTAGTGTTGTTATGTACATCATCAACATCACAATACTGTCAAACACAGCAGTGTTGCCAGATGGGAAATGACAAATTATCATACCAAAAATGATTGTATTTTGAAGAAAACTttgatacataaactatattgccaaaagtatttggccacccacccAAATGATGAGGATCagctgtcctaatcacttggctcggccacaggtgtataaaatcaagcacttaggcatggagactgtttctacaaacatttgtgaaagaacgggacactcagtgatttccagcgtggaactgtcataggatgccacctgtgcaacaaatccaggtgtgaaatttcctcgctactAAATATTCTTAAGTCaattgtcggctttattataagaatatggaagagtttgggaacaacagcaactcagccaccaagtggtagaccaAATACACTGacaggggtcagcggatgctaaagcgcatagtgcaaagactttctgcacagtcagttggtACAGAGCTccaaaacttcatgtgaccttccaattagcccacgtacagtacgcagagggcttcatggaatgggtttccatggccgagcagctgcatttaagccatacatcaccaagtccaatgcaaagtgtgggatgcagagGTGTAaaacacgtcgccactggactctagagcagtggaggcACCTTCTCTGTAGTGATGAATCATATTTCCATCtgacaatctgatggacgagtctgggtttggaggttgccaggagaactacatttcggactgcattgtgccgagtgtgatatttggtggaggagaaattatggtgtggggttgtttttcaagagttgggcttggtctcttagtttcagtgaaaggaactttgaatgctccagggtaccaaaacattttagacaattccatgctcccaaccttgtgggaacagtttggagtagGCCCCTTcctattccaacatgactgtgcaccacaaggtccataaagacatgaatgacagagtctggtgtggatgaactcgactggtctgcacagagtcctgacctgaacccgatagaacacctttggtatgaaatagaacggagactgagagccagggcttctccaccaacatcagtgtgtgacctcaccaatgcgcttttggaagaatggtggtgACATGTTTGTTTCAGGACAATtagccttggagactttgtatgtgtaagtaataagcaactataattatttgatacttctttatattgaccaatgtggtgtttttacctgcaatattgttcaatgattattacgtatgtctagcttgggTGCACATTGTGTGCttaactgttgtgtagctgctagctctctATTTTAGTAATATcatttactttttgtaaatgagGTTACTAaaatagagaataaattatgtgctaatcagaggacatttagatgtcaaCTGTCTTTCCAGCtttcacaagtaaacactctgcaggactgcttgtatcgaacatgatatcaaacacaagtacacactctgcaggactacttgtatcaaaCAAGTACACACTCTGCAGGACTACTACAATCgaacatgatatcaaacacaagtacacactctgcaggactacttgtatcgcacatgatatcacaaacaagtaaacgcTCTACAGGACAGCTtatatcgcatatgatatcacacaagtaaacactctccaggactgcttgtatcgcacatgatatcacacacaagtaaacactctgcaggactgcttgtatcgcacatgacatcacacacaagtaaacatgctgcaggacagcttgtatcacatatgatatcccacacaaataaacacgctgcaggactgcttgtatcgcacatgatatcacacacaaataaacactctgcaggactgcttgtatcacacatgatatcacacacaagtaaacactctgcaggactgcttgtatcgcacatgatatcacatacacaagtaaacactctgcaggactacttgtatcacacatgatatcacacacaagtaaacactgcaggactgcttgtatcgcacatgatatcacgcaaaaggaaacactctgcaggactgcttgtatcgcacatgatattacacacaagtaaacactcttgaggacagcttgtattgcacatgacagcacacacaagtaaacactgcaggactgcttgtatcgcacacgatatcacacaaaaggaaacactgcaggactgcttgtatcgcacatgatattacacacaagtaaacactcttcaggacagcttgtatcgcacattgtagcacacaagaaaacacgctgcaggacagcttgtatcgcacatgatatcccataCAAACATGCTGCAAGACTGCATGTGTCAaatgatatctcacacaagtaaacaccctgcaggattgcttgtatcgcaaattTTACATGCGAGCCAATATCATCCACGACTCGTTTTTTATTGCTAACATACCGATAGCAGCTATCAATATCAATTTAGGACATCTATAGTGTTTGCTAATAGAAAGAGGGTGAAAGGATATTACAAACAATAACTATGTTACTATCTGGCAACGCTGGCGTGgacaaacacagctcattagcatttaAGCtgtagctcattagcattaaaactATGGATCATTAGCATTAGAGGTACAGCtctttagcattaaagctacagacacataAATCAGTGTTTACTATACAGTATGTTCACTAAAAGCACTTTGGAGATGTTGTGCCACACCCTTGTAATATGTTATTGTGGAAGTATATGAAAATAATATGGAAccttaataatccatccatccatccattttctgccgcttattccccttggggtcgcggggagcgctggtgcctatctcagctacaatcgggcggaaggtggggtacaccctggacaagtcgccatctcataatAGTAATAGTTATAATGATGATGCAAGAAGCTCACCTATCTATTTTCTGCTGCGAGGCCTTGCTCTCCAGCACCAGCTTCTCATTAGTGATCTCCAACTCTCTGGCGGTCACGTCCAGCTGCTCGTAGACTTTGGCGTGCTGCTCGTTCATGTCTCGCAACATCTCCAGCTGCTTGGACAGGTACTGCACGAGGAAGACCAGTCCTGATTTAGTCTGAACGCTACTTGACGGTCCAATCACATGCTCCAAATATTATCCTTTAAAAAAATGGGGTTTGCTTTCCCGAACCACACGACTTTGTGTAGTTTGTGTTAACTTTGTTAGGCTGCGTATTTGCTGCTAGAAGTGTGTGTACCTCGATCTCCTGCACTTGCTCCTCGTTGTTGACGTACATCTGCTGCAGGGAGTCCTCCAGCTCCTTGTTGCGCTCCAGGAGAGTTTTACCCAGCTCGGCTGCCAGGTGCAAGTCTGGTGGGAGAGCACAAAGCCATTCTAAAGATCAACAATGAGGGAAAAGATGCAGCCAGGAGACAAAACACACGTACAAAGCTGTGAGGCACAgatgtagcatgctaacattagcatgctatttttttttttttgtggtaattttgtgtcatataatttggtacttaTCATAtagttattgttagcatgttaaccttagaatgttagcaagctaacattagcttgcttaccttttttgtgaattttacAACCGTTTAACCCAGAACCATATAA from Nerophis ophidion isolate RoL-2023_Sa linkage group LG07, RoL_Noph_v1.0, whole genome shotgun sequence includes these protein-coding regions:
- the cdr2l gene encoding cerebellar degeneration-related protein 2-like, which produces MLRGGKMDEFVTEEEEPWYDQRDLEQDLHLAAELGKTLLERNKELEDSLQQMYVNNEEQVQEIEYLSKQLEMLRDMNEQHAKVYEQLDVTARELEITNEKLVLESKASQQKIDRLTGTMETLQGQVDSLTTRVEELRTLEELRVLRERKERRKTVHSFPCLKELCTAPSYEDGFLLANPGSVDLAERQPAEEENERLRGVVSSLRAAVSAERSKREGAERECAAVLQEFVRLEERLLGAEGCQLRVRELEAELREMQLLRKSRVSLTEDGMESLLGNGPETDTPDEDGAAASEAVGEAGAPVRKSCSDTALNAISIRDPPGRRQAGRKRGMSILSEVDEQYHALLEKYEELLGKCRRHQDDLCHAEVQTSRPVSRDPSIKDYSLAVAEEARAPPTPPYTPSTPEALEGISRQVEQVDQRLGQNTPEYKTLFKEIFSRLQKTKSDINAGKSRKSHK